In Saccharothrix syringae, the following are encoded in one genomic region:
- a CDS encoding terpene synthase family protein yields the protein MPGAPHPIGDLMPVSGLEIPFEARLSPFLDRAHDHGLRWARETGMVKSDKAVAYWTAIQMDGFACRYWPQAPEQNIDLAVDVMTFYFFFDDQFDGELGYNPDKALDVLGHLAEITLTDGRTDQRNPLFVAFADIWSRAIQNMSPTWRYRAAHHWRDYFYGHFFEAVGRKGNLVHDLASYKQGRLSSAGPKTSIDLIERIGGYEVPEHVLLYPQLWLMREIIAETTWMSNDLQSYEKELNAKNDSDNLVFVVSRTSGIPIPEAADRVRAEAHRRLQEFARLEDELPRIIQALGAETYGKVIELYVEGLKLSLAGQDAWGNTTFRYQRDDLRPTAVLGYLEDLTGATNPSVVRG from the coding sequence ATGCCCGGCGCGCCGCACCCGATTGGAGATCTCATGCCTGTCTCAGGACTCGAAATCCCATTCGAAGCCCGACTCTCCCCGTTCCTGGACCGCGCCCACGATCACGGCCTCCGATGGGCCCGTGAAACAGGTATGGTAAAGAGCGACAAGGCCGTGGCGTACTGGACCGCCATCCAAATGGACGGGTTCGCCTGCCGGTACTGGCCGCAGGCCCCCGAACAGAACATCGACCTCGCAGTAGACGTCATGACGTTCTACTTCTTCTTCGACGACCAGTTCGACGGCGAACTCGGGTACAACCCCGACAAAGCGCTCGACGTGCTCGGACACCTGGCCGAGATCACGCTCACGGATGGCCGCACGGACCAGCGGAACCCCCTCTTCGTAGCGTTCGCCGACATCTGGTCGAGGGCCATTCAGAACATGTCCCCCACCTGGCGGTACCGAGCCGCGCACCACTGGCGCGACTACTTCTACGGACACTTCTTCGAAGCAGTTGGACGAAAAGGCAACCTGGTTCACGACTTGGCCTCGTACAAGCAAGGCCGACTTTCCAGCGCGGGCCCCAAGACCTCGATCGACCTGATCGAGCGCATCGGCGGGTACGAGGTTCCGGAGCACGTCCTGCTCTACCCGCAACTGTGGTTGATGAGGGAGATAATCGCCGAGACGACGTGGATGTCCAATGATCTCCAGTCATACGAAAAGGAGCTGAACGCGAAGAACGATTCGGACAACCTGGTCTTCGTCGTCAGCCGCACATCGGGCATTCCCATCCCGGAGGCCGCGGACCGGGTACGCGCCGAGGCCCACCGGCGGCTACAGGAATTCGCCAGGCTTGAGGACGAACTTCCCCGCATCATCCAGGCGCTGGGCGCGGAAACCTACGGGAAGGTGATCGAGCTGTACGTCGAAGGTCTCAAGTTGAGCCTGGCAGGCCAGGACGCGTGGGGCAACACGACGTTCCGCTACCAGCGGGACGACCTCCGGCCCACCGCCGTACTCGGATACCTCGAAGACCTGACCGGCGCAACCAACCCGTCCGTAGTGCGGGGATGA